Below is a genomic region from Leptolyngbyaceae cyanobacterium.
TCGTTAAAATCAATACTGGATTTCCATCCTATACGAATTTATCGTTAGAAATAATGCAAGTAAGTTGTATGTGGACGATCGGTATATTATTGTTGGCATCAGAGCTTAATCCTCCTGAGTTTAGGGAAAATGGCATTTGTGCTGGATTGACTTTTGTAAGTTGGCAAAGCATAAATTCATACCATTGGTTGCCTTCATCTCGTCATATACTAATGTTCCGATTTCGACGACGTTTGGCTTGGTTACCTGGGATGTGGATGATAGAGATTCCGGCTAGTTATCGAGATGCGGTAAATGAGATTTTGTCTGAGCGTGTGGCAAGTAAGTAGGTGGGCAGGAGAAAGAAGCTAAAAGGGTAAATGGCTTTAACTAAGTTGACATTACTTGCCTAGAATCTGAGAGAAATAAATTCGGTATAACTGACAACTGGGAATTGCCAATTGATTTTGAAAACTAATTAATCCTACTCCTTGCAGTTTAAAAGCTTTGTGGGGATGAAGTTCGACTCCGTTGGCAGTCGAAACGATTTGTTGCATGGCTTCTTTTAACTCTGGATGTTCTTCTAAGTAGGCGAGTTGTTGTCTTAAATGGCTGTCGAAAATATTTTCCGGAGTAGTGATACCTTCGAGTAATTGGTTTAAGGTAAGTTTTTGTTGGCTTAAGTGAAAGAGTGCTAGTTGAGTTAGGTAAGGATTGCCACCTATTAGTTTGACTAGTTCGCTGGCATATTTATCTGGGGGGGTAAGTCCGTAGCGGAGGGCGAGTTCTTGTACTTGCTCTGGAGTAAATCCAGATAATGTAATCAATAATCCGACATTAAAAGGTGATTGATGTACGTTTAATGGTAGGAATACATCGGTAGAATAAACGATCGCGAGTCGGAGTTTTTGCCATTGTTCGCTGCCATTGGTGGTGTGACGCGATCGCTCGTACCAAGCTCTGAGCATTCCAAAAAAGTCTGTGGCGATTTTGGGATAGTTAAATACTACGTTGACTTCATCCAAGACTAATAGTATGGGATTGTCATCAGCCGGTAACAAATAGCTCTCGAAGTAATCATTACAGCTATAGCTGCTGCCAAACATGGGATTCCAATAGTTTTCTAGGTAGTTGGGTAAGCCGAGAGTGCGAGTTACCATGACGCACAACCACTGGAGAAATTGATTTAAACTATCAAAAACGCTGCTGTCTGCCAGTTGCAAGCTGATTACCGAGGTGCGAAATCCATTTTCTTGAGCTTGCGCAAGTCCTCTGGCGATTAGAGAGGTTTTGCCAAATTGTCGGGGTGCGCGGATGCGAACTAACGCCCCGGGCTGAAGGATTTCTTTGAGCAAGATTTTTTCCGATGGCGATCGATAGATATAAAATGGGGAGTCAAGGGCTAGCTGTCCTTTGAGGGGCGTCTGAAGCAAGCCAGTTAATACGGACGTTGATGGGTCTAAGTCTGGTTCTTGGGTAATGTAGTCATCGGTTTGTAGAGTAAGTCCAAAAGTTTGGAAGTAAGCTGTTAATGTGGGCTGATCGACGGGTTTTTGGCGGTGGCGAACTTTGGTTAAGGTTTTGGTACTGAGTCCGGTACGATCGCTTAATTGTTCTAGGGTATAAGCGTTACCTGCATTGTCCCGTGCGGCTGACAAATACTCGGCAGCTTGTAGGCGTTGCCAGCCCTGAGAGCTAAGAATAACGCCTCTTCTGCGTTTTTGAAGTGCTGATTGTTCGGAAAAGCCATCAGAAGAAACCACAGGTCACACAAAAATAGTTTTACAAACAAATTACTTAAGATCGGTTTACCTATTTTACAATTCGGGCTTGGATTAAGACTTAGGAGGCCACAATTAGCTATAAATTCTTAAAATTCCGATTTTTCCCCGATAAGAGAATCGTTCGCCGTGGTACTTTCAAAAGCCATGAAAATTTTTCATACCATTTGGATAAAATTCCCTTTAGTATTCTTAAGTTACCTGCTTAAAGTTCCATCCGGGATGGTGAACTACCTTTTCTCATGTAACAATTTAACCTAGTACAAAAGGCTGAGTGCCTGTTAAAGCGAGTTAATGTTAATAAGAAAGAATGCAGTAAAAATACTATTTACTTTTCTTTGCCAGTAGTATATAAGCTTTAATTATTTGGCTCGAATCAGTTTTTCATTGAGAATTAAATATTTTTAAAACAAAAAAGGAGAAGCAAGCCGTGCTGGAATTAATGGTAAATATCTTATCGCCACATTACTATATTCCACACGGGCATTGTTACCTTTGGCAAACTCCGTTAGTGGGATTGCACTTAGTTAGCGATGCGTTAATCGCGCTAGCATACTTCTCCATTCCGGCAATGTTGATTTATTTTATTTACAAACGAGGGGACATACCTTTTTCAAAAGTATTCGCCTTATTTGGTGCTTTTATTATTTTGTGCGGTGTAGGTCATTTGTTGGATATTTGGACGCTTTGGCATCCGGATTACTGGGTATCGGGAATCGAGCGGGCTTTGACTGCGTTGGTTTCTTGTTATACTGCGCTGCAACTAGTGGAGTTACTGCCACAATTTCTGGCTTTGCGATCGCCCGATCAACTAGAAGCGGTGAATCGAAAATTAGAACGAGAAGTTGCCGAACGACAAAAAGCCGAGGAAACTTTGCAAATGATCGTTTCTGGAACGGCGTCTGTGACGGGAGAAGATTTTTTTGCGGCTTTAGTGGAAAACTTAGCAACAGCGTTGGACGTGCCTTATGCGTTGATGTCCCAAACGATCCCGCACCAAGCTTTGCGTACTGTGGCTTTCTGGTGCGTCGATCGTTTGGGAGAAAACTTTGAATATCAATTGGAGAACAATCCTTGCAATAAAGTGGTGGAAAATGGAGAAATTCATTGCTATCCCAAAGATTTACAGAATTTATTTCCGAAAAGCCAAATATTAAAAGATATCGGTGCCGAGAGTTATCTAGGAGTGCCGTTATTCGATGGCAATAAAACAGTAATTGGTAATCTTTGTATTTTGGGGACTAAACCATTTTCGTCAGACGATCGCGCTAAAGCAATTATGAGTGTTTTTGCAGCCAGAGCAGCTACCGAACTGCAAAGAAAATGGGCGGAGGAAGAGAAACGCCGCACTTATGAAGAGTTGGAATTTCGAGTCGAGCAACGAACGAGCGAATTGGTGGCGACGAATGCGGCGCTGGAGACGGAAGTCCAAGAACGCATTGCGGCGCAAGTAGCGATGGGATTGCTAGCAGAACAGGAAAAAGCGATCAATCGAGTGATTCTGCGGATGCGCCAAAGCTTGGATTTGGAATCGATTTTCGATGCGACGACGGCGGAATTGCGGCGCACGATTTTTTGCGATCGGGCGATCATTTACCGCTTTAGTCCTGATTGGAGCGGAACTTTAGTTTCCGAGTCAGTGGCAGAAGGTTGGGAGATGTTGCTGCCGATGCGATCGAAAGATCCGATAATAACGAAAGTGGCGATCGATAAATCCGATTGTATCGTTACCAAGCTGGACAACTCAGAACGAGTAATTCGCGACACTTACCTCAAAGAAAATCAAGGTGGCGTTTATCGCCAAAAAAACAGTTATTGTTGCGTTGGCGATGTTTATCAAGCGGGATTTAATACTTGCTATTTAAAATTACTCGAACAATTTCAAGCACGAGCTTATATTATTGCACCGATCTTTTCTGGCGATCGACTCTGGGGTTTATTAGCAGTTTACCAAAATGGCACTCCCAGAAATTGGCAAGAAGGAGAAATCGGCATTGTCACTCAAATTGGCAATCAGTTAGGTGTAGCGGTGCAACAAGCAGAATTATTTACCCGCACCCAACGTCAGGCGGAAGAACTCAAAAAAGCCAAAGAAACCGCCGATGCCGCCAATCTTGCCAAGAGCGAATTTTTAGCAAATATGAGTCACGAATTGCGAACTCCGCTGAATGCTATTTTAGGTTTTACTCAGTTAATGCAGCGGGATTCTTCTCTCACTTGCGAACATCAAAGATATGTCGAAATCATCAATCAAAGTGGCGAACATTTGTTACATCTAATTAACGATGTGTTGGAAATGTCCAAGATCGAAGCGGGACGCATCGCATTGCACGAAACCGAATTCGATCTGCATAAATTGCTGTACAGTTTGGAATCGATGTTGCAATTAAAAGCTCAATCCAAAGGAATTCGACTGAATTTCGAGTTAGCTGCGGATGTGCCGCCACAGATTAAAACTGATGAAAACAAACTGCGTCAAGTATTAATTAACTTACTGGGTAATGCAATTAAGTTTACCAATCAAGGAAGCGTGACGCTGAGAGTTAAGAGTCAGCAATCAACACCAGCCGGGATTGGTTTGTTATTTGAAATTGAAGACACCGGGGCGGGAATTGCACCAGAAGAAATGAGCGATTTGTTTCAAGCATTTAAACAAACGCGAGTCGGAAAAGAATCACAAGAAGGAACTGGTTTGGGGTTGCGAATTAGTCAGAAATTCGTGCAACTGATGGGGGGTGAAATTATTGTGGAAAGCGAACTCGGCAAAGGCAGTTGTTTTGCATTTCAAATTCAGGTAAGTTTGGTACACGCGACACTGAAAGCCGAGTCATCTGATTTCAAGCGAGCGTTAAGTATTGCTCCCGGACAGCCTAACTATCGTATTCTGGTGGCAGAAGACGTACCCGCGAACCGGATATTGTTAGTGAAACTGTTGAGTAGTTTGGGATTCGAGACGAGGGAAGCGGAAAACGGGCAAGATGCGATCGCGATTTGGCAACAGTGGCATCCTCATCTGATATTTATGGATATGCGAATGCCGGTGATGAACGGGTACGAAGCAACCCGAAAAATTAAGCAATTTTATCAAAATAACCGAGATTTTCCGATAAATTTCCCTTTACCAACTGCTCCCGCGATTATTGCTTTGACCGCTAGTGCATTTGCAGAACAACGGCAACAAACTTTAACATCTGGATGCGATGATTTTGTCAGCAAGCCGTTTCGTCGGGAAGTAATTTTAGAAACTCTAGCCAAGTATTTAGGGGTGCAGTATTCTTTTGAAGAAACTAATAACGGTGCTGGGGCTAATCACCAAACTCAGGAGCGAAGCGATCGCGTTCTCGATGCAAAAGACTTGGAAATCATGCCATCAGAATGGATTGCTAAACTCTACCAAGCTGCTGCGGAAGGTGATGATACGGTTAGTATGAAACTCATCCATCAAATACCATCTCAACAATCCTTCCTAATTACAGCTTTGACTAATTTAGTGGAAACTTATCAATTTGAGCAGCTAATGGAACTCGCTAAACCAATTCCGATCGGAAATGCTTAAAATTGCTCGAGCGCCGAAAATTTGTTAATTTGAAAATAATTAAAATAACCAGCTTCCTTTTTAGCCAAACTTAATTTTTATGGATACGAATAGTGATGAATTGATTGGGGACATACTAATCGTTGATGATAAGCTAGAAAATATACGGTTTTTATCTGATTTCCTCTCGACGCAAAAATATCAAGTTCGTAAAGCAATCAACGGACAATCCGCTTTAAGGGCAGCCAAATCCCTT
It encodes:
- a CDS encoding AAA-like domain-containing protein; protein product: MVSSDGFSEQSALQKRRRGVILSSQGWQRLQAAEYLSAARDNAGNAYTLEQLSDRTGLSTKTLTKVRHRQKPVDQPTLTAYFQTFGLTLQTDDYITQEPDLDPSTSVLTGLLQTPLKGQLALDSPFYIYRSPSEKILLKEILQPGALVRIRAPRQFGKTSLIARGLAQAQENGFRTSVISLQLADSSVFDSLNQFLQWLCVMVTRTLGLPNYLENYWNPMFGSSYSCNDYFESYLLPADDNPILLVLDEVNVVFNYPKIATDFFGMLRAWYERSRHTTNGSEQWQKLRLAIVYSTDVFLPLNVHQSPFNVGLLITLSGFTPEQVQELALRYGLTPPDKYASELVKLIGGNPYLTQLALFHLSQQKLTLNQLLEGITTPENIFDSHLRQQLAYLEEHPELKEAMQQIVSTANGVELHPHKAFKLQGVGLISFQNQLAIPSCQLYRIYFSQILGK
- a CDS encoding GAF domain-containing protein is translated as MLELMVNILSPHYYIPHGHCYLWQTPLVGLHLVSDALIALAYFSIPAMLIYFIYKRGDIPFSKVFALFGAFIILCGVGHLLDIWTLWHPDYWVSGIERALTALVSCYTALQLVELLPQFLALRSPDQLEAVNRKLEREVAERQKAEETLQMIVSGTASVTGEDFFAALVENLATALDVPYALMSQTIPHQALRTVAFWCVDRLGENFEYQLENNPCNKVVENGEIHCYPKDLQNLFPKSQILKDIGAESYLGVPLFDGNKTVIGNLCILGTKPFSSDDRAKAIMSVFAARAATELQRKWAEEEKRRTYEELEFRVEQRTSELVATNAALETEVQERIAAQVAMGLLAEQEKAINRVILRMRQSLDLESIFDATTAELRRTIFCDRAIIYRFSPDWSGTLVSESVAEGWEMLLPMRSKDPIITKVAIDKSDCIVTKLDNSERVIRDTYLKENQGGVYRQKNSYCCVGDVYQAGFNTCYLKLLEQFQARAYIIAPIFSGDRLWGLLAVYQNGTPRNWQEGEIGIVTQIGNQLGVAVQQAELFTRTQRQAEELKKAKETADAANLAKSEFLANMSHELRTPLNAILGFTQLMQRDSSLTCEHQRYVEIINQSGEHLLHLINDVLEMSKIEAGRIALHETEFDLHKLLYSLESMLQLKAQSKGIRLNFELAADVPPQIKTDENKLRQVLINLLGNAIKFTNQGSVTLRVKSQQSTPAGIGLLFEIEDTGAGIAPEEMSDLFQAFKQTRVGKESQEGTGLGLRISQKFVQLMGGEIIVESELGKGSCFAFQIQVSLVHATLKAESSDFKRALSIAPGQPNYRILVAEDVPANRILLVKLLSSLGFETREAENGQDAIAIWQQWHPHLIFMDMRMPVMNGYEATRKIKQFYQNNRDFPINFPLPTAPAIIALTASAFAEQRQQTLTSGCDDFVSKPFRREVILETLAKYLGVQYSFEETNNGAGANHQTQERSDRVLDAKDLEIMPSEWIAKLYQAAAEGDDTVSMKLIHQIPSQQSFLITALTNLVETYQFEQLMELAKPIPIGNA